One stretch of Armigeres subalbatus isolate Guangzhou_Male chromosome 2, GZ_Asu_2, whole genome shotgun sequence DNA includes these proteins:
- the LOC134215316 gene encoding TM2 domain-containing protein almondex: protein MITRRCVRINTRSVVYLIMSVILTHIRITQTSVNSNNPEVILTKLEKTSTDNDRNALTINSGNKFPSDTSHCPNDTLCSDLPNSCLHCNYNAQCIYGSEINVTCSPKTTVSCLPDGSGGTESKRKTICRYCYQTERWEQVCEQKGGCNSIDSQFKTNCTVNAEILCMGHRTFMRKVPCNWTQGYRWSTTLILSITLGGFGVDRFFLGHWQEGIGKLFSFGGLGVWTLIDVLLISLHYLGPADGSLYI, encoded by the exons ATGATAACCCGACGGTGTGTTCGTATAAATACCAGATCCGTAGTTTATTTAATAATGTCAGTAATTCTCACCCACATTAGGATTACTCAAACTT CTGTTAACTCCAATAACCCGGAAGTGATT TTAACAAAACTGGAGAAAACCAGTACTGATAATGACCGCAACGCTCTCACCATCAATTCCGGA aataaattccctTCGGATACGAGTCACTGTCCGAACGATACATTGTGCAGCGATCTGCCGAATTCATGCCTCCACTGTAACTATAACGCGCAGTGTATCTACGGTTCGGAAATCAACGTAACGTGCAGTCCGAAAACCACCGTCAGCTGCTTGCCGGATGGTTCCGGTGGGACAGAATCGAAGCGCAAAACTATATGTCGGTACTGCTACCAAACGGAACGGTGGGAGCAGGTTTGCGAACAGAAAGGTGGATGCAATTCGATCGATTCGCAATTCAAAACAAACTGTACGGTAAATGCGGAAATTCTTTGCATGGGACACAGGACTTTTATGAGGAAAGTTCCGTGCAACTGGACGCAGGGCTATCGCTGGTCCACGACGCTGATCTTGAGCATAACGCTGGGAGGATTCGGCGTCGATCGTTTCTTCCTGGGACACTGGCAGGAAGGAATCGGCAAGCTGTTCAGTTTTGGAGGTTTGGGAGTGTGGACGTTGATCGATGTGCTTTTGATCTCATTGCATTATTTGGGGCCAGCCGATGGATCGTTatatatttaa
- the LOC134215317 gene encoding uncharacterized protein LOC134215317, translated as MMKLFCLFVFLAMAVAHPTPGNQNDRPEAPANQEMLPEVSDDGDMENAETFGFGFHNHYHIVPQYYGGSYYGGFGGYGGYGGYYPYYARNYGYPYYY; from the exons atgatgaaG CTCTTTTGTTTGTTCGTTTTTCTGGCGATGGCCGTTGCTCATCCGACGCCAGGGAACCAAAACGACCGACCGGAAGCACCCGCAAACCAGGAAATGCTACCAGAAGTCTCAGACGATGGCGATATGGAAAACGCGGAAACATTCGGTTTCGGGTTTCACAACCATTACCACATTGTACCACAATATTATGGTGGGTCATATTATGGTGGTTTTGGTGGTTATGGCGGTTACGGCGGATATTACCCCTACTATGCACGCAATTATGGATATCCTTACTATTACTGA
- the LOC134209315 gene encoding uncharacterized protein LOC134209315 encodes MIKIISLLAIIAFATGSEMPMKVGSPSTSLPLPKLMRTIRNAPEVPVMETQVDDQIVTTVAPAEAGPTDDMAKAETFGFGFHKHIYVAPQYYGGYYGGYYPYNSYYPSYGYGQPYYY; translated from the exons ATGATTAAG ATCATCAGTTTACTGGCAATCATCGCATTTGCCACAGGTAGCGAGATGCCAATGAAAGTCGGTTCACCATCTACTTCCCTGCCACTTCCAAAGCTTATGCGCACGATAAGAAATGCCCCCGAAGTGCCAGTAATGGAAACACAAGTTGACGATCAAATCGTGACAACTGTCGCTCCGGCGGAGGCAGGTCCCACGGATGATATGGCTAAGGCTGAAACGTTCGGGTTTGGTTTCCACAAACACATCTACGTTGCACCTCAGTACTACGGAGGGTATTACGGAGGATACTATCCATACAATTCGTATTACCCAAGCTACGGTTATGGCCAACCGTATTACTATTGA